A window from Erythrolamprus reginae isolate rEryReg1 chromosome 11, rEryReg1.hap1, whole genome shotgun sequence encodes these proteins:
- the EXOSC5 gene encoding exosome complex component RRP46 isoform X2: MRKCREAGSMELDVGGMGLQHRRFDSGELPSLRRIVCEQGPISRPDGSVSWMQGDTSVLVGVYGPTEVKVSKEIYDKATLEVLLRPKVGLPGVYEKSREQMIKKTCEAVILGNLHPRSSITVVLQVITDAGSLLSSCLNAACVGLMDAGLPMSSLFCGVTCALDVDGNILLDPTAKQEKDAPAVLTFAIDSVEKKILLSTMKGSCSEEQTDKPGPSRFLGGRCRGRREPF; this comes from the exons ATGCGGAAGTGCCGCGAGGCGGGCAGCATGGAGCTCGACGTGGGCGGCATGGGGCTCCAGCATCGGCGCTTCGACTCCGGCGAGCTGCCCTCTTTGCGCCGGATCGTGTGCGAGCAAGGGCCGATCTCCCGTCCTGACGGCTCCGTCTCCTGGATGCAGG ggGACACCTCCGTGTTAGTTGGGGTCTACGGACCCACAGAAGTGAAGGTCAGCAAGGAAATCTATGACAAAGCCACTCTGGAGGTGCTGCTAAGACCGAAGGTGGGCCTGCCAG GGGTCTACGAAAAAAGCAGAGAACAGATGATCAAGAAGACCTGCGAGGCCGTGATTTTGGGCAACCTGCATCCTCGTTCCTCTATTACGGTGGTTCTCCAGGTGATTACAGATGCTGGATCT CTTCTGTCCAGCTGTTTGAATGCCGCCTGCGTGGGACTGATGGACGCCGGGCTGCCCATGAGCTCCTTATTCTGCGGAGTGACCTGCGCCTTGGACGTCGATGGAAACATCCTCCTGGACCCCACGGCGAAACAAGAAAAG GACGCCCCTGCGGTGTTGACCTTCGCCATCGACAGCGTTGAGAAGAAAATCCTGCTGTCCACCATGAAAGGCTCGTGTTCGGAAGAACAG